In Haematobia irritans isolate KBUSLIRL chromosome 1, ASM5000362v1, whole genome shotgun sequence, a genomic segment contains:
- the Tailor gene encoding tailor: MAAVQHYIHPITYEANQFAKSLEVLSSVYNVLDPELIDSLENVMESIGRFIANAKSEIVPTQTTKLVDVDSLSSICRVYRCIPCKKDLGKNLANVMVHITKECKAIVGESARQKPTIEERKQRKNDKKGARLAQAIVLRKKAKFFLSSDSATILRLLSDATKIGDKLKFIPDYKIIENDLLELIKPLFPNQTIKIYYFGSRLCGIGSRDSDLDIFVDIGETFHTHENRVTDEILSKFEKVQKALKSHPKSWKGLVVVKKARVPILKIMHSNTSIECDINFSHSLGHINTLMLDYIFTLQPLARIMCIYVKKWIHHTGFVNEISTYSMNLMVIFYLQILNLLPPLEKLFRNVDKETALSVGPWLATYQPLTLKELDIKPVDPINVRSHILQFFKYFSDFDYQNLIVCPYFGCPLKKDTFITMMPNRYTSYIEKNNAFALESEKPIVVQDPIQLNHNVTKGMTAFNLNVLKGFMSKSIEIIAQTDK, translated from the exons ATGGCTGCCGTACAACACTAC ATTCATCCAATAACCTACGAAGCCAACCAATTTGCCAAATCGCTGGAAGTACTGAGTTCTGTTTACAAtgttttggatccggaattgATAGATTCGTTAGAGAATGTTATGGAATCCATAGGACGTTTCATTGCAAATGCCAAATCGGAAATCGTACCTACTCAGACTACTAAATTGGTTGATGTGGATTCTTTGAGTAGCATATGTCGGGTCTATCGTTGCATACCCTGCAAGAAAGATCTCggaaaaaatttagcaaacgtGATGGTTCATATAACTAAGGAATGTAAGGCGATTGTGGGTGAATCAGCACGACAAAAACCAACTATTGAAGAAcgtaaacaaagaaaaaacgacAAGAAAGGGGCTCGTTTGGCCCAAGCCATTGTGTTAAGAAAGA aagcgaaattttttctctcctcggactcggctacaatACTTCGTCTGCTAAGTGATGCAACTAAGATCGGTGACAAACTTAAATTTATACCGGATTATAAGATAATTGAAAACGACCTATTGGAATTGATTAAACCCCTATTTCCCAACCAGACAATTAAAATCTATTATTTCGGATCACGATTGTGTGGTATTGGATCTCGTGATTCTGATTTGgatatttttgttgatattggcGAAACCTTTCATACCCATGAGAATCGTGTCACGGATGAAATCTtatccaaatttgaaaaagtacaaaaagcttTAAAAAGTCATCCAAAGTCGTGGAAAGGACTTGTTGTAGTGAAGAAAGCACGTGTAcctatattaaaaataatgcaTTCAAATACCAGCATTGAATGTGATATTAATTTCTCCCATAGCTTAGGCCACATCAATACATTAATGTTGGATTACATATTTACATTGCAGCCTTTGG CACGTATCATGTGTATCTATGTAAAGAAATGGATTCATCATACAGGATTTGTTAATGAAATAAGTACCTATAGTATGAATTTAATGGTAATTTTCTATCtacaaatattgaatttattgccaccgcttgaaaaactttttcgtaaTGTTGATAAGGAAACTGCTCTTTCAGTGGGAC CATGGTTAGCCACATATCAACCTCTAACTCTCAAAGAATTGGATATTAAGccagttgatccaattaatgtcaGATCTCACATTTTGCAattcttcaaatatttttctgattttgactaTCAGAATCTTATTGTTTGTCCGTATTTTGGATGTCCTTTGAAAAAGGACACATTTATCACAATGATGCCAAATAG atataCATCTTATATCGAGAAGAACAATGCATTTGCGTTGGAGTCGGAAAAACCCATCGTTGTCCAGGATCCCATCCAACTCAATCACAATGTCACAAAAGGAATGACAGCATTCAATCTGAATGTATTAAAAGGATTTATGTCCAAATCTATCGAAATAATCGCACAAACTGATAAATAA